One part of the Caproiciproducens sp. CPB-2 genome encodes these proteins:
- a CDS encoding ABC transporter permease produces the protein MEKIKKLSKYQGFWPVVVLLAILLINGIVSGGAFFEIKIVDAHLYGRLIDILRNGSKLMLLATGMTFVLATGGTDISVGSVMAISGAVACSVVDGRVLPGAGQSVQTAILLALLGGMLCGAWNGFLVSKVKIQPIVATMILMVAGRGIAQLITDGKIVTVNSDAYYFINGGYILGFPFPLFIVLFVVALALLFTKRTAFGLFLESTGCNPVASHFAGINVNSVKWMVYTFCGVTAAVAGLIESAGIKGADCNNAGLFMELDAILAVAIGGTSLSGGRFSVPASLAGALIIQSITTSVYAMGVAPEITAVVKAIIVICICLFQSAEFKDKMRKRFSGHKQERTAKPA, from the coding sequence ATGGAGAAGATCAAGAAGCTGTCTAAATACCAGGGGTTCTGGCCGGTCGTTGTGCTGCTCGCCATTCTGCTGATCAACGGGATTGTTTCCGGCGGAGCCTTTTTCGAGATCAAAATCGTGGATGCGCACCTGTACGGAAGGCTGATCGATATCCTGCGCAACGGCAGCAAGCTGATGCTCCTGGCGACCGGCATGACGTTCGTCCTCGCGACGGGCGGGACGGATATTTCCGTCGGCTCCGTCATGGCGATCAGCGGTGCCGTCGCGTGCAGCGTCGTGGACGGCAGGGTCCTGCCGGGCGCGGGGCAGAGTGTCCAGACGGCTATTTTGCTGGCGCTTCTGGGCGGCATGCTCTGCGGCGCGTGGAACGGCTTTCTGGTGTCCAAAGTCAAAATCCAGCCCATCGTCGCGACAATGATCCTGATGGTGGCGGGCAGAGGCATTGCCCAGCTGATTACCGACGGAAAAATCGTCACCGTCAATTCGGACGCGTATTACTTCATCAACGGCGGCTATATTCTGGGCTTTCCGTTTCCGCTTTTCATCGTGCTTTTCGTGGTGGCGCTGGCGCTGCTTTTCACCAAAAGGACGGCGTTCGGGCTTTTCCTGGAATCCACGGGGTGCAACCCGGTCGCCAGCCACTTCGCGGGCATTAACGTCAACAGCGTGAAATGGATGGTCTACACCTTCTGCGGCGTCACGGCGGCGGTTGCCGGGCTGATCGAGAGCGCGGGTATCAAGGGTGCCGACTGCAACAACGCCGGGCTCTTTATGGAGCTGGACGCCATCCTCGCGGTGGCGATCGGCGGGACCTCGCTCAGCGGCGGGCGGTTCTCCGTTCCGGCCAGCCTTGCCGGCGCGCTGATTATCCAGAGCATCACGACCTCCGTCTACGCCATGGGGGTGGCGCCGGAAATCACCGCCGTGGTGAAAGCGATCATCGTCATCTGCATCTGCCTCTTCCAGTCGGCGGAATTCAAGGACAAAATGAGAAAGAGATTCTCCGGTCACAAACAGGAAAGGACGGCGAAACCGGCATGA
- a CDS encoding sugar ABC transporter ATP-binding protein has translation MSSENMLIRMEHISKSFPGVAALDDVPLELKSGEIHALLGENGAGKSTLIKVLTGVEERDGGSVLLEGVPIFPQSPQDAQKLGISTVYQEVNLCPNLSVAENIYIGREPKKRGSIDWKKINQDSGDLLKRFNLTIDVTKNLDFYSVAVQQMVAIARAVDISAKVLILDEPTSSLSSVEVEKLFEVMNMLKAQGMGILFVTHFLDQVYAVADTITVLRNGRYVGTYAAAELHKTQLVGKMLGKEYAELDLSSEKEELTGGELSLLEMKRACGPGTVSGVDLKIYKGEVLGISGLLGSGRSEIVRLIFGIDPLEQGEISLNGRKLAGKGPLPAIRRGVAFCPENRKTEGIIGDLSIRENIILALQAKKGMLRAISRAQAERVADKYIKLLDIKTPSQEQRAKNLSGGNQQKVILARWLATDPQLLMLDEPTRGIDVGTKAEIQKMIVGLAEQGMTVVFISSEIDEMLRCCSRMIVLRDKKKVGELSGKDIAESAVMSLIAGGVKNGEDQEAV, from the coding sequence ATGAGCAGCGAAAATATGCTGATTCGGATGGAACATATTTCCAAGAGCTTTCCGGGGGTGGCGGCGCTGGACGATGTTCCCCTCGAGCTGAAAAGCGGAGAAATCCATGCCCTTCTGGGAGAAAACGGCGCGGGGAAGTCGACTTTGATCAAGGTTCTGACGGGCGTGGAGGAACGGGACGGCGGGTCCGTTTTGCTGGAAGGCGTCCCCATTTTTCCCCAGAGCCCGCAGGACGCGCAGAAGCTGGGCATCAGCACGGTCTATCAGGAAGTCAACCTCTGCCCCAACCTCTCGGTGGCGGAAAATATATACATCGGAAGGGAACCGAAAAAAAGAGGAAGCATCGACTGGAAAAAAATCAATCAGGACTCGGGCGACCTGCTGAAACGGTTCAATCTTACGATCGACGTGACGAAAAATCTGGATTTTTATTCGGTTGCGGTGCAGCAGATGGTGGCCATTGCGCGCGCGGTCGACATCTCCGCGAAGGTGCTCATCCTCGACGAGCCGACTTCCAGCCTGAGCAGCGTGGAGGTGGAAAAGCTTTTTGAAGTGATGAACATGCTGAAGGCGCAGGGAATGGGAATCCTTTTCGTCACGCATTTTCTGGATCAGGTGTACGCGGTTGCGGATACCATCACCGTGCTGCGCAACGGGCGTTACGTCGGCACCTACGCGGCCGCCGAGCTGCACAAAACGCAGCTTGTCGGCAAAATGCTGGGCAAAGAGTACGCCGAGCTGGACCTTTCCTCCGAAAAGGAGGAGCTGACCGGCGGGGAGCTCAGCCTGCTGGAGATGAAGCGGGCCTGCGGGCCGGGAACCGTCAGCGGCGTCGACCTGAAAATTTATAAGGGAGAAGTGCTCGGCATTTCCGGGCTGCTCGGTTCGGGGCGCTCGGAGATTGTCCGCCTGATTTTTGGGATTGATCCTCTGGAGCAGGGGGAGATCAGCCTGAACGGCCGGAAGCTGGCGGGGAAAGGGCCCCTTCCGGCGATTCGCCGCGGCGTTGCGTTCTGCCCCGAAAACCGGAAAACAGAAGGAATTATCGGGGACCTGAGCATCCGGGAAAACATCATTCTCGCCCTGCAGGCGAAAAAGGGCATGCTCAGGGCGATTTCCCGCGCGCAGGCCGAGCGCGTTGCCGACAAATACATCAAACTGCTGGACATCAAGACCCCGTCCCAGGAGCAGCGGGCGAAAAACCTGAGCGGCGGAAACCAGCAGAAGGTCATTCTGGCAAGATGGCTTGCCACGGACCCCCAGCTGCTGATGCTTGACGAACCCACCCGGGGCATCGACGTGGGGACCAAGGCGGAAATTCAGAAAATGATCGTCGGGCTGGCCGAGCAGGGGATGACGGTGGTCTTTATTTCATCCGAAATCGACGAAATGCTCCGCTGCTGCAGCCGCATGATCGTCCTGCGCGACAAAAAGAAGGTCGGCGAGCTCAGCGGGAAGGACATTGCCGAAAGCGCGGTCATGAGCTTAATTGCGGGAGGGGTTAAAAATGGAGAAGATCAAGAAGCTGTCTAA
- a CDS encoding ABC transporter substrate-binding protein has product MKRILAAILTVCIAGLALGGCAGAPAANTASAGTQSGAEVVSKAEGNKKLTVGFAQIGQESGWRDAETASIQFYAGQHVDTIDFKFADAQQKQENQIKAIKSFIEMGVDVIGLAPVVETGWDAVFTEAKDAGIPIVLLDRRAKVSDDLYATFIGSDFITEGQNAADELAKLLNNKGNVVELEGTVGASAANDRKKGFDDQLAAKYPDMKVLASQTGDFTRAKGKEVMESFLKTYGNQINAVYAHNDDMMLGAIEAMKEAGMKPGKDIKTVSCDGVKGIFQAMVDGEANVTVECNPLLGPQFFETCQKLKNGETVEKWIKSEESVFRADTAAKDLPTRVY; this is encoded by the coding sequence TTGAAAAGAATACTTGCTGCAATTTTAACCGTATGCATCGCGGGCCTTGCGTTGGGCGGATGCGCCGGCGCGCCTGCGGCGAACACCGCGTCGGCGGGCACACAGTCCGGCGCGGAAGTCGTTTCCAAGGCGGAGGGCAACAAAAAGCTGACGGTCGGCTTCGCGCAGATCGGGCAGGAATCCGGCTGGCGCGACGCGGAAACGGCGTCCATTCAGTTCTATGCCGGACAGCATGTGGACACCATCGATTTCAAGTTTGCGGACGCACAGCAGAAGCAGGAAAATCAGATTAAGGCGATAAAATCCTTTATTGAGATGGGCGTTGACGTCATCGGCCTCGCCCCGGTTGTGGAAACGGGCTGGGACGCCGTGTTTACAGAGGCGAAGGACGCCGGGATCCCGATCGTTCTGCTCGACCGCAGGGCAAAGGTTTCCGATGACCTGTACGCCACGTTTATCGGCTCCGATTTCATCACGGAAGGGCAGAACGCCGCCGACGAGCTGGCAAAGCTGCTGAACAACAAGGGAAACGTTGTTGAACTGGAAGGAACCGTGGGCGCTTCCGCGGCGAATGACAGAAAGAAAGGCTTTGACGATCAGCTGGCTGCGAAATATCCGGACATGAAGGTTCTGGCTTCTCAGACGGGCGATTTCACAAGGGCCAAGGGCAAGGAAGTCATGGAATCCTTCCTGAAAACCTACGGCAACCAGATCAATGCGGTTTACGCGCATAACGACGACATGATGCTCGGCGCGATCGAGGCTATGAAAGAAGCGGGAATGAAGCCCGGCAAGGACATCAAGACCGTTTCCTGCGACGGCGTCAAGGGGATTTTCCAGGCCATGGTCGACGGGGAAGCAAATGTCACCGTAGAGTGCAACCCGCTGCTCGGACCCCAGTTCTTTGAGACCTGCCAGAAGCTGAAGAACGGCGAAACGGTTGAAAAGTGGATCAAATCCGAAGAAAGCGTTTTCCGCGCCGATACCGCCGCCAAAGACCTTCCCACCCGCGTTTATTAA
- a CDS encoding DUF3298 and DUF4163 domain-containing protein: MYEPNFSAELTAQKVEREFQYENTVMITMTAEFPEVRLGGNRAAESRINGMIRMQTENFYRYVAGTLYRQAVQEYRDSQTNGFPFRPYDAVLRYETAYNENCFLSLYRDQYEYTGGAHGNTVRRSDTWSLQNGRRYPLARFFGPHSNYRYRLLQNILKQADRNMAENPGIYFDDYRKLIAQYFNEEQYYLTPQGVAIYYQQYEIAPYSTGIVVFTVPYDVLGWKPSCALR, translated from the coding sequence ATGTACGAACCGAATTTCAGCGCGGAACTGACCGCCCAGAAGGTCGAGCGGGAATTCCAGTATGAGAATACCGTGATGATCACCATGACCGCCGAATTCCCGGAGGTAAGGCTCGGGGGAAACCGGGCGGCCGAAAGCCGGATCAACGGCATGATCCGGATGCAGACGGAAAATTTCTACCGCTATGTTGCGGGAACCCTGTACCGGCAGGCCGTTCAGGAATACCGCGATTCCCAGACAAACGGATTCCCGTTCCGGCCGTATGACGCCGTTTTGAGATATGAAACGGCCTACAACGAAAACTGTTTTCTGAGCCTTTACCGCGACCAGTACGAATATACGGGCGGGGCGCACGGCAACACCGTCCGTCGTTCCGACACGTGGAGCCTGCAAAACGGCAGGCGTTATCCGCTCGCGCGGTTCTTCGGGCCGCACAGCAATTACCGGTACCGGCTTCTGCAGAATATTTTAAAGCAGGCCGACCGGAATATGGCGGAAAATCCGGGGATCTATTTTGATGATTACCGCAAGCTGATCGCCCAGTACTTCAATGAGGAGCAGTATTACCTGACCCCGCAGGGCGTCGCGATCTATTATCAGCAGTATGAAATCGCGCCGTATTCCACGGGGATCGTCGTTTTTACCGTTCCGTATGACGTTTTGGGCTGGAAGCCGTCCTGTGCGCTCCGCTGA
- a CDS encoding SPL family radical SAM protein — protein MYPERVYYEPDALSYELGEQLRQKFNEAPWIPIHSHNNIEELRGNSNREFGRMKRYLIVGVRKTHKYVENHKISDFLVPYTSSGCSAACLYCYLVCNYNKCSYLRLFVNREQMLGKLMKTAAAADRDLTFEIGSNSDLVLENTITGNLVWTIERFAKSEKGFLTFPTKFDMVDPLLNLEHRGRTIFRMSVNPQEIISRVEFGTSPLKNRIQALNKMCEAGYRVGFLIAPVVLLGGWQKLYAQLIQQLVDELSPRAKKELTIEIIFMTYSYVHRAINNEAFPNAAELYDASLMTVRGRGKYCYRNELRAQGEELLRREIAEKLGGCSILYVV, from the coding sequence ATGTATCCGGAACGCGTCTATTATGAGCCGGACGCTCTTTCCTATGAACTGGGGGAGCAGCTGCGGCAGAAATTCAATGAAGCGCCGTGGATACCGATCCACAGCCATAACAATATCGAGGAGCTTCGCGGCAATTCCAACCGGGAATTCGGCCGTATGAAGCGGTACCTGATCGTCGGCGTCCGCAAGACGCACAAATATGTGGAAAACCATAAGATTTCCGATTTTCTGGTGCCGTATACCTCCTCCGGCTGCAGCGCGGCGTGCCTTTACTGCTATCTGGTCTGCAACTACAACAAATGCTCGTATTTGAGGCTGTTCGTCAACCGGGAGCAGATGCTCGGCAAGCTGATGAAAACGGCCGCCGCCGCGGACCGCGATCTGACCTTTGAAATCGGCAGCAACAGCGACCTTGTACTGGAAAACACCATTACGGGAAACCTCGTCTGGACGATCGAGCGCTTTGCAAAGAGCGAAAAGGGCTTTCTGACGTTCCCGACCAAGTTCGACATGGTGGACCCCCTGCTGAATCTGGAACACCGGGGCAGGACCATTTTCCGTATGAGCGTCAATCCTCAGGAAATCATCAGCAGGGTGGAATTCGGGACCTCTCCGTTAAAAAACAGGATACAGGCTTTGAATAAGATGTGCGAAGCGGGGTACCGGGTGGGGTTTTTGATTGCCCCGGTCGTTCTTCTGGGCGGCTGGCAGAAGCTCTACGCGCAGCTGATTCAGCAGCTTGTCGACGAACTGTCTCCGAGGGCAAAGAAAGAGCTGACCATTGAGATCATCTTTATGACCTACAGCTATGTTCACCGGGCGATCAACAACGAAGCGTTTCCCAACGCGGCGGAGCTTTACGACGCTTCCCTGATGACGGTGAGAGGGCGCGGAAAGTACTGCTACCGCAACGAGCTGCGCGCGCAGGGGGAAGAACTGCTCCGGCGGGAGATCGCGGAAAAGCTCGGCGGCTGTTCCATTCTCTATGTCGTGTAA
- a CDS encoding LiaF transmembrane domain-containing protein has product MKSRNWFWGIFFLLSAVFVIASQTGSFVQIGFASVLATVLLAALLISSAVHRNYFGIFVPLAFLYVIYQQPLHLVRISLWLLILAAIFASTGFSFLFHRHPNSHMCWRHGESIQPTTENIDDNNPYAKVNFGASSKYLHGDRLKSGQFYVSFGALELFFDQAQLSPDGAEIFLDCSFGAIKLYVPRSWQVIDHVSTSLGGVDNDIRLAQPAENAPQLTLTGNVQLGGIEVHYI; this is encoded by the coding sequence ATGAAAAGTAGAAATTGGTTTTGGGGAATTTTCTTCCTGCTCTCGGCGGTATTTGTCATTGCCAGCCAGACAGGGTCTTTTGTACAGATCGGGTTTGCCAGCGTTCTGGCGACGGTTCTGCTCGCGGCGCTGCTGATCAGCAGCGCGGTTCACCGCAATTACTTCGGCATTTTCGTTCCTCTGGCATTTCTTTATGTGATCTACCAGCAGCCGCTTCACCTCGTCCGGATTTCCCTCTGGCTTTTGATTCTGGCCGCCATTTTTGCCAGCACGGGCTTCAGCTTCCTCTTTCACAGGCACCCGAACAGCCACATGTGCTGGCGCCATGGAGAGTCCATTCAGCCGACGACGGAAAACATCGACGACAACAACCCCTACGCAAAAGTGAATTTCGGCGCATCCAGCAAGTATCTGCACGGCGACCGCCTGAAAAGCGGACAGTTCTACGTCTCGTTCGGCGCGCTGGAGCTGTTCTTCGATCAGGCTCAGCTCAGTCCGGACGGCGCGGAGATTTTCCTTGACTGCAGCTTCGGTGCAATCAAGCTCTATGTTCCCCGCTCCTGGCAGGTCATTGACCATGTAAGCACCAGCCTTGGCGGCGTGGACAACGACATCCGTCTGGCACAGCCCGCGGAAAACGCCCCGCAGCTTACCCTGACGGGCAACGTACAGCTCGGCGGCATAGAGGTCCATTATATCTGA
- a CDS encoding LytTR family DNA-binding domain-containing protein, with amino-acid sequence MKIRIEVVNDLDEDEVLIRCGRVDDTIQKIHRYVLEQSSQNTKITFFKQNQEFYFPLDEVLFFETEGEHIYAHTANDAYRIKYRLYELEEILPKNFVRAAKSTIVNILQVYSITRNLTASSLVQFINSHKQVYVSRYYYSELRQRLNERSTYEK; translated from the coding sequence GTGAAGATACGCATTGAGGTAGTCAACGATCTGGATGAGGATGAGGTGCTGATCCGCTGCGGCCGCGTGGACGACACCATTCAGAAAATACACCGCTATGTTCTGGAACAGTCCTCCCAGAACACCAAGATCACCTTTTTCAAACAGAATCAGGAATTCTATTTTCCGCTGGACGAGGTCCTGTTCTTTGAAACGGAGGGAGAGCATATTTACGCCCACACCGCAAACGACGCTTACCGGATCAAATACCGTCTGTACGAGCTGGAGGAAATTCTTCCGAAAAACTTTGTGCGGGCGGCGAAATCCACCATCGTCAATATCCTGCAGGTGTACTCCATCACGCGGAACCTTACCGCTTCCAGCCTGGTTCAGTTCATCAACAGCCACAAACAGGTATACGTGTCGCGGTACTATTACAGCGAGCTGCGGCAGCGTTTAAACGAAAGGAGCACTTATGAAAAGTAG
- a CDS encoding toxic anion resistance protein gives MNQNEIPVPELTLDPASGQPVSAQTILEQAVPAQGAAPEPQLTPAEQKMVADFAAKIDLTNSNQILQYGVGAQKKMADFSESALENVRTKDLGEVGKMLSGVVAELKSFEVDEDDKGFFARFKRGGNKIIALKARYAKAETNVDQICDVLEAHQVQLLKDISILDKMYEVNKTYFKELSMYLLAGDQKLKQVRSNDLPALQQKAQASGLPEDAQAANDLSNMCNRFEKKLHDLDLTRMVSIQMAPQLRLIQNNDLIMSEKIQSTIVNTIPLWKSQMVLALGVEHSTQAAKAQREVTDMTNTLLRKNADALKMATIETQKESERGIVDIETLKHTNETLISTLDEVMQIQKDGREKRTQAEQELRKLETDLKNKLLQLR, from the coding sequence ATGAATCAGAATGAGATCCCTGTTCCGGAGCTCACCCTTGACCCGGCTTCCGGGCAGCCCGTTTCCGCACAGACGATTCTTGAGCAGGCGGTCCCCGCGCAGGGCGCCGCGCCGGAACCGCAGCTTACTCCTGCCGAACAGAAGATGGTGGCGGATTTCGCCGCGAAGATCGACCTGACGAACAGCAACCAGATTCTTCAGTACGGCGTGGGGGCCCAGAAAAAAATGGCCGACTTTTCCGAAAGCGCGCTGGAAAACGTGCGCACCAAGGATTTGGGCGAAGTCGGTAAGATGCTCTCCGGCGTAGTGGCCGAGCTGAAAAGCTTTGAGGTCGACGAGGACGATAAAGGCTTTTTCGCGCGTTTCAAGCGCGGCGGCAATAAAATCATCGCCCTGAAAGCCCGTTACGCCAAGGCGGAAACCAACGTCGACCAGATCTGCGACGTGCTGGAAGCGCATCAGGTACAGCTTTTAAAGGATATTTCCATTCTGGATAAAATGTATGAGGTCAATAAGACCTATTTCAAGGAGCTTTCCATGTATCTGCTCGCCGGAGATCAGAAGCTAAAGCAGGTGCGCTCAAACGACCTTCCCGCCCTGCAGCAGAAAGCGCAGGCATCCGGCCTGCCGGAGGACGCACAGGCGGCGAACGACCTGTCCAACATGTGCAACCGTTTTGAAAAGAAGCTGCACGATCTGGACCTGACCCGCATGGTATCCATTCAGATGGCGCCCCAGCTGCGCCTGATACAGAACAACGATCTGATTATGAGTGAAAAAATCCAGTCGACCATTGTCAACACCATTCCTCTGTGGAAAAGCCAGATGGTGCTGGCGCTGGGCGTGGAGCACTCCACACAGGCGGCCAAGGCCCAGCGCGAGGTCACGGATATGACGAACACCCTGCTGCGCAAGAATGCCGACGCGCTCAAAATGGCGACGATCGAAACGCAGAAGGAGTCCGAGCGCGGAATTGTGGACATCGAAACGCTGAAGCATACCAACGAGACGCTCATCTCCACGCTGGACGAGGTTATGCAGATCCAGAAGGACGGCCGCGAAAAACGCACGCAGGCGGAACAGGAGCTCAGAAAGCTGGAGACCGACCTGAAAAACAAGCTCCTGCAGCTGCGCTGA
- a CDS encoding 5-bromo-4-chloroindolyl phosphate hydrolysis family protein: MKKTLSICARGCTAGSLEEAMRNKYDKYNIGREVGRAVRRAVRSGNFEEIGRAVDKSVRKFTGEDDEDLRSGNDAGQRPAYTYGRASQDTRAAYREPSVRTAFRSRMPGGISGLVYAIVGASVGIPMLIADISVLMVGVTGYMTLSDFAVAFSVLIPITLAVFGMMGYGIALRRRARRFARYREAMGSAAFCTVAKLADTAGVTQERAKKDLKKMIVSGACPQGHLDRDETCFMVDDKTYGEYLEAERAYAARTEAARTQEAKQADPKEAELAAVREEGNGYLRQIRAANDALSGEVISGKLDRLENVTARIFECVRKHPEKLPDIRRFIRYYMPTTLKLVKSYEEFETQPVQGENITRAKEEIERALDTVNKAFENLLDALFADDALDVSADISTLETMLKQEGLTGSDFAKEPDESKLS; encoded by the coding sequence ATGAAAAAAACACTGTCCATCTGTGCACGGGGCTGCACAGCGGGTTCTCTGGAGGAAGCAATGCGGAACAAATACGATAAATATAATATTGGGAGAGAAGTCGGACGAGCCGTGCGGCGTGCCGTGCGCTCCGGCAATTTTGAAGAAATCGGCCGGGCGGTGGACAAGAGCGTCCGGAAGTTTACCGGCGAGGATGATGAAGACCTTCGCAGCGGGAACGATGCGGGTCAGCGCCCGGCTTATACCTACGGCCGGGCATCGCAGGATACGCGGGCTGCCTACCGGGAACCGTCCGTCCGTACCGCGTTCCGGAGCAGGATGCCGGGGGGAATTTCCGGCCTTGTTTATGCAATCGTCGGCGCCAGTGTGGGAATTCCGATGCTGATCGCGGACATTTCGGTCCTCATGGTAGGCGTTACCGGATATATGACTTTATCGGATTTTGCCGTGGCCTTTTCCGTTTTAATACCCATTACGCTGGCCGTTTTCGGCATGATGGGCTACGGAATCGCCCTGCGCCGCCGTGCGCGCCGCTTTGCGCGGTACCGCGAGGCGATGGGCAGCGCGGCTTTCTGCACGGTGGCCAAGCTGGCCGACACGGCCGGAGTGACGCAGGAACGCGCGAAGAAAGACCTTAAAAAGATGATCGTCAGCGGCGCATGCCCGCAGGGGCATCTGGACCGCGATGAAACCTGCTTTATGGTGGACGACAAGACGTATGGCGAGTATCTGGAAGCGGAGAGGGCCTATGCCGCCCGCACGGAAGCCGCACGGACACAAGAGGCGAAACAGGCGGACCCGAAGGAAGCGGAGCTCGCGGCCGTCAGGGAAGAGGGCAACGGGTATCTGCGGCAGATCCGCGCCGCAAACGACGCCCTGTCGGGCGAGGTGATCTCCGGAAAGCTGGACCGGCTTGAAAACGTGACGGCCCGCATTTTTGAGTGTGTGCGGAAGCATCCCGAAAAGCTGCCGGACATCCGCCGGTTTATTCGTTACTATATGCCCACGACCCTGAAGCTGGTGAAGTCTTACGAAGAGTTTGAAACACAGCCGGTACAGGGGGAAAATATTACCAGAGCCAAGGAGGAAATCGAGCGGGCGCTGGATACGGTCAACAAAGCCTTTGAAAACCTGTTGGATGCCCTGTTCGCCGACGACGCGCTTGACGTTTCCGCGGATATTTCCACGCTGGAAACCATGCTCAAACAGGAGGGCCTGACCGGCAGCGACTTTGCGAAAGAGCCGGACGAAAGCAAACTTTCTTAA
- a CDS encoding IS3 family transposase, producing MSFIRHPAAYGAVSTLSAERVFPVWKLCGFLHITRSAYYRWLKHPKSSRELENELIAGEVEKIHSLHTDMGYRRIRDELDRHHGIHVNDKRVLRIDRALHIQSSVKYRRHGCTKSAASPEYIAKNYLNRKFYADAPNRKWLTDVTEFKYFIGPEIRKVYLSAILDLYDRRIVAYAVGDHNDNRLVFNTLDAAVAANPDAHPLFHSDRGYQYTSRSFHSKLHAAKMKQSMSRVAHCIDNGPMEGFWGILKREMYYGRKFTDRKQITQAISEYIYFYNYRRLQRRLSVMTPMEFHAQYAKAA from the coding sequence TTGAGCTTCATCAGGCATCCGGCGGCTTACGGCGCGGTAAGCACGCTGTCTGCGGAACGGGTATTCCCTGTTTGGAAACTCTGCGGCTTTCTGCACATCACGCGCTCGGCGTATTACAGATGGCTGAAGCACCCGAAAAGCAGCCGCGAGTTGGAAAACGAACTCATCGCAGGCGAGGTCGAGAAAATCCATAGCCTGCATACGGATATGGGATACCGCAGAATACGGGATGAGTTGGACAGGCATCATGGCATTCATGTCAACGACAAGCGAGTACTCCGCATCGACCGTGCACTTCATATTCAGTCCAGCGTCAAATACCGTCGGCACGGGTGCACAAAAAGTGCGGCATCGCCGGAATACATTGCCAAAAACTATTTGAACCGCAAATTTTATGCGGACGCTCCGAACCGAAAATGGTTGACCGATGTAACGGAATTCAAGTATTTCATCGGCCCGGAAATCCGCAAGGTTTATCTGAGCGCTATTCTGGACTTGTACGACCGGCGCATCGTTGCCTATGCCGTAGGCGATCATAATGACAACAGGTTGGTATTCAATACGCTGGATGCTGCCGTGGCCGCTAATCCGGACGCACACCCGCTATTTCACAGTGACCGGGGGTACCAGTATACCAGCCGTTCTTTTCACTCGAAATTGCATGCCGCCAAGATGAAGCAAAGCATGTCCAGAGTGGCGCACTGTATTGACAATGGGCCGATGGAAGGCTTTTGGGGTATCCTCAAACGGGAAATGTACTATGGACGCAAATTCACCGACCGGAAACAGATCACGCAAGCCATTTCAGAGTATATTTACTTTTACAACTACCGGCGACTGCAGCGCCGATTGTCTGTTATGACACCCATGGAGTTCCATGCACAGTACGCAAAAGCTGCGTAA
- a CDS encoding helix-turn-helix domain-containing protein, whose product MPNRKKTTAEEKIRIVELYLSGKIGYSEAGKQAGVDCKTIARWVSRYKTEGPAGFLTHGHDRAYGKETKLSAVLDYLAGKGSLQEICEKYGIRDTRQLRDWLRVYNCHEDFRIHTGGSRMTKGRDTTAKERMEIVKACIVNGNDYGGTALKYRVSYQQVYTWTRKYRNMGRAGLEDRRGHRAGTLPSRTPEEELRDKVAQLERKNYDLEMENALLKKVKELERRRR is encoded by the coding sequence ATGCCGAATAGGAAGAAGACAACAGCCGAAGAAAAGATCCGTATTGTAGAATTGTATTTGTCAGGCAAAATTGGATACAGCGAAGCAGGAAAACAGGCGGGAGTAGATTGCAAGACGATTGCGCGTTGGGTCAGTCGGTACAAGACGGAAGGGCCTGCGGGGTTTCTGACCCACGGACACGACCGGGCATACGGCAAGGAAACGAAACTATCGGCAGTTTTGGATTATCTTGCTGGGAAAGGTTCTCTTCAGGAAATCTGCGAAAAGTACGGAATCCGTGATACCCGGCAGCTCAGGGATTGGCTGAGGGTATATAATTGTCATGAAGACTTCAGGATACATACGGGAGGGAGTCGCATGACGAAGGGCCGGGATACAACCGCGAAAGAACGGATGGAGATCGTAAAAGCGTGTATCGTCAACGGGAATGATTACGGCGGTACAGCGCTTAAGTATCGAGTTTCTTACCAGCAGGTTTACACCTGGACGAGGAAATACCGAAATATGGGCAGGGCGGGGCTGGAGGACCGGCGGGGACACCGGGCCGGGACGCTTCCGAGCCGGACGCCGGAAGAAGAACTCAGAGACAAGGTTGCTCAGCTTGAACGGAAAAACTATGATCTGGAAATGGAGAACGCTCTGTTAAAAAAAGTGAAGGAATTGGAGAGGAGGCGACGTTGA